The following proteins are encoded in a genomic region of Nocardioides renjunii:
- a CDS encoding SigB/SigF/SigG family RNA polymerase sigma factor yields MVSVSVVPEHPVHAMAPTGRSERQHRTESIVSHLRLVEPSSSDSLDLTRQLIESNTRVARSIASRYKNRGIDLDDLEQVALLGLTKAAHRFDPTAGHDFMAFAVPTIRGEIRRWFRDHGWTIRPPRRVQELQARIMKAQGELEQALGRSPRPSEIAAHLGEDLDAVVEALSADGFFTPTSLDAAVGDGSSGLADLLGEEDPAMRSAEARAVLEPLLAALSDRDRSVLRLRFYEQRTQQEIAEAFGITQAQVSRILARILAELRARLADPGADPAAGPPAGQAPGGCSTRCVTYASPVTRAG; encoded by the coding sequence GTGGTCTCCGTGTCCGTCGTCCCCGAGCACCCTGTGCACGCCATGGCCCCCACCGGGCGCAGTGAGCGCCAGCACCGCACCGAGTCCATCGTGTCCCACCTGCGGCTGGTCGAGCCGAGCTCGTCCGACTCGCTCGACCTGACCCGCCAGCTCATCGAGAGCAACACCCGAGTGGCCCGCTCGATCGCCTCCCGCTACAAGAACCGCGGCATCGACCTGGACGACCTCGAGCAGGTCGCACTGCTCGGGCTCACCAAGGCCGCGCACCGATTCGACCCCACTGCCGGCCACGACTTCATGGCCTTCGCCGTCCCCACCATCCGCGGGGAGATTCGCCGCTGGTTCCGTGACCACGGCTGGACGATCCGCCCGCCCCGCCGTGTCCAGGAGCTCCAGGCCCGCATCATGAAGGCGCAGGGCGAGCTCGAGCAGGCGCTCGGTCGCTCGCCCCGGCCCAGCGAGATCGCCGCGCACCTCGGTGAGGACCTCGACGCCGTGGTGGAGGCGCTTTCGGCGGACGGCTTCTTCACGCCCACGTCGCTGGACGCGGCGGTCGGCGACGGCTCGTCCGGCCTCGCCGACCTGCTCGGCGAGGAGGACCCGGCGATGCGCTCCGCCGAGGCGCGGGCGGTGCTCGAGCCGCTGCTCGCCGCCCTGTCCGACCGCGACCGGTCGGTCCTGCGCCTGCGGTTCTACGAGCAGCGGACCCAGCAGGAGATCGCCGAGGCGTTCGGCATCACGCAGGCCCAGGTGTCGCGCATCCTGGCGCGGATCCTGGCCGAGCTCCGCGCCCGGCTGGCTGACCCCGGGGCCGACCCGGCGGCAGGCCCGCCGGCAGGCCAGGCTCCAGGCGGGTGCTCCACCCGCTGCGTGACCTACGCGTCGCCGGTCACCCGAGCAGGCTAG
- a CDS encoding ThuA domain-containing protein: MSILRTSAARVRTSLAGLVAVAVASGGVAVAPAAAEPEAPDVAAAGTAAGAGAARSAALAVPTYDVLVFSKTTGFRHGSIGAGIRSIKRLGAQYGFTVDATEDAGQFTAANLAQYEAVVWLSTTSDVLDAAQQAAFEDYIQAGGGYVGVHAASDTEYTWPWYGDLVGAYFQSHPAGTPTATIDVEDTTTASSCALPARWERTDEWYNFQGPDNPVVNGGGTDYSPRTNGNINVIATLDESTYVENDGNGTDDDHPIAWYQEFDGGRSFYTGGGHTDASFSEPLFRLHLLGGIQYAAGQEPDACTAVPPTDASFEQVTLAKGVDKVGEPMSISVLPDGRVLHNARDGRIFLTDLEGNTTLLHDVPIYSHDEDGLQSLTVSPTFEDDGWVYLYYAPPLATPTGDAPNDGTAAQFATWQGYNVLTRMKMVDDDLVPSTEQELLRVEADRGICCHAGGAIDFDADGNLYLSTGDDSNPFASDGYAPLDERATRNPAYDAQRSAANTNDLRGKLLRITPDPTAASYSIPEGNLFDESAGTGDRTRPEIYAMGFRNPFRMTVDKRTGYVYLGEYGPDAGGANPNRGPGGIVEFNQVREAGNFGWPYCTGSNTPAETYNDWDFATNTTGPKFDCTAPVNNSPRNTGLTNLPPAQPAWIKYDGGNVTYGGVTTNEFGGGGEGPMAGPVYNYDPDLESDVKFPVYFDNHFFAGEWTRGWIRDVAMDAEGDVVGIDPFFESSTLYAAMDMEFGPDGSLYVLDYGNGGYFTGNENSAVYKINAINEGARSPSASATATPSSGVAPLTVQFSSAGSRDPDEGDSIVGYAWDFQNDGTVDSTQPDPTFTYTANGVYDARLTVTDETGRTGVATAVVTVGNTRPTVEIDLPPDGGFFEFGDSVRVKVTVTDPEDGTVDCSKVEIDYILGHDSHGHPLSSRTGCDVVLPTVQDQGHDASADIFGVINASYTDGGAGSIPALIGEDEVVLQPKRKQAEHYDSQQGVATEATTDPLGGSSNLSNIDAGDHVSYRPISLSQVPRLRFRVASAGAGGTIEARLDSPTGPLAGSVTVPVTGGWQQWQFVDMDIAPSAQEGSHELFLVFTNPDPTATGLFNLNFFDAAGKGVSVNSKPQVGAQGTPTQGTAPLTVDFTGSASDFDGDQLTYQWDFGAPGAGDTATTLDAEYTYTEPGTYTARLSATDPSGATGYATVPVRVLSSCGVQQSDEFDGTTLDGKWDVIRDSGDWSVADGGLRVPISSGSLYGPGGNAEDIIVQRAPDGAFQVTAKVTADVSENYHQAGLRLYSDDENWASVHLISAGGNRDVEFIYEAQGSPRNNAEDKLGGVPVGFPTTYYVRLTSDGTDLRASYSADGQTFSPVGRPAPMSTLADPKIGPAAVSGGATSSPTATFDWIRFDPDGTSGSTDPTDEFDGAELDGCRWNASVREDPSRHEVAGGALTITTTGGDLYQTSDPSGTTNLLLQSDAGTTEDYTLETRVSTTFTDGYAQAGLLVYGDDDNYVKLDPISDTNAGRINRVELRSESNAAILNPQPELAAPANVTSYRLRLTKVGTSYTGEVAFDGGDWQPIGTVTNPTADMDFGLFAIGVQQPGRTATFDYFRVTPAAAANRTPVADDDAAITTAGSAVRISVLAGDTDPDGDPLTVESVTDPAGGSATLAPGGTVRYAPDDGFAGSDTFDYTVADGQGGTDTGTVTVTVTEACDLETPDDTFEGDALDTCRWNAVVAGDPTKRRVADGRLFVTTTPGEIYQSGTGKSNLVMQSADHAGEDWTLETHADVSSLDGGYSQAGLMAYGDDANYVKVVVIADDGRTAPNRVELRSEVDNAIVGTNPQPELAIPAGTDLTDMRLRLTKAGTAYSGAASFDGGATWVDLPRAVDNAMVDPRFGIFAAGVVQEGDEVSFDAFLVDGVDPVDPVNTAPVAVDDAATTPQGTAVAVPVLANDTDADSDDELSVTSVTSPAHGTAVVAADGTVTYTPTSGYAGGDSFDYVVSDGEDTDTGTVTVTVTRVAQPTPDTRITSAPRGTTRATTAVIRFTATGPGAGAATFECSLDGSAFTACPSPRTYRDLRDGEHVVRVRAVGPDGADPTPATVTWTVDNTGPRVRALTPTGTTRDRTPEVGATVTDARSSVRGRSLALSIDGKRVDGVRFDARRDRMTWLPERALARGRHTVRLVVEDALGNRTVTTWRFTVRR, from the coding sequence ATGAGCATCCTCCGCACCTCGGCAGCACGCGTCCGGACGTCACTCGCAGGGCTGGTGGCGGTGGCGGTGGCGAGCGGTGGCGTGGCCGTCGCCCCTGCCGCCGCCGAACCGGAGGCGCCCGACGTCGCGGCGGCGGGAACCGCGGCCGGCGCTGGAGCCGCCCGGTCCGCCGCCCTGGCGGTGCCGACCTACGACGTCCTCGTCTTCAGCAAGACCACCGGCTTCCGCCACGGATCGATCGGTGCCGGCATCCGCTCGATCAAGAGGCTCGGCGCCCAGTACGGCTTCACCGTCGACGCCACCGAGGACGCCGGGCAGTTCACCGCCGCCAACCTCGCGCAGTACGAGGCGGTCGTCTGGCTCTCGACGACCAGCGACGTGCTCGACGCCGCCCAGCAGGCGGCGTTCGAGGACTACATCCAGGCCGGTGGCGGCTACGTCGGCGTCCACGCGGCCTCCGACACCGAGTACACCTGGCCCTGGTACGGCGACCTCGTCGGCGCCTACTTCCAGAGCCACCCGGCCGGCACCCCCACCGCCACGATCGACGTGGAGGACACCACCACGGCCTCCTCCTGCGCGTTGCCGGCGCGCTGGGAGCGCACCGACGAGTGGTACAACTTCCAGGGCCCGGACAACCCGGTGGTCAACGGCGGTGGCACCGACTACAGCCCCCGGACCAACGGCAACATCAACGTGATCGCGACGCTCGACGAGTCCACCTACGTCGAGAACGACGGCAACGGCACCGACGACGACCACCCGATCGCGTGGTACCAGGAGTTCGACGGCGGCCGCAGCTTCTACACCGGCGGCGGCCACACGGACGCGTCCTTCTCCGAGCCGCTGTTCCGCCTGCACCTCCTCGGCGGCATCCAGTACGCCGCCGGCCAGGAGCCCGACGCGTGCACGGCCGTGCCTCCCACGGACGCGTCGTTCGAGCAGGTCACCCTCGCCAAGGGCGTCGACAAGGTCGGCGAGCCGATGAGCATCTCGGTGCTGCCCGACGGGCGGGTCCTGCACAACGCCCGCGACGGCCGGATCTTCCTGACCGACCTCGAGGGCAACACGACCCTCCTGCACGACGTCCCGATCTACTCCCACGACGAGGACGGGCTGCAGAGCCTCACGGTGAGCCCGACCTTCGAGGACGACGGCTGGGTCTACCTCTACTACGCCCCGCCGCTGGCGACGCCGACCGGTGACGCCCCCAACGACGGCACCGCCGCGCAGTTCGCCACCTGGCAGGGCTACAACGTCCTGACCCGGATGAAGATGGTCGACGACGACCTCGTGCCCTCGACCGAGCAGGAGCTGCTGCGGGTCGAGGCCGACCGGGGGATCTGCTGCCACGCCGGTGGGGCCATCGACTTCGACGCCGACGGCAACCTCTACCTGTCCACCGGCGACGACTCGAACCCGTTCGCCTCGGACGGCTACGCGCCGCTCGACGAGCGAGCCACCCGCAACCCGGCGTACGACGCACAGCGCAGCGCAGCCAACACCAACGACCTGCGCGGCAAGCTGCTGCGCATCACCCCCGACCCGACCGCGGCGTCGTACTCGATCCCGGAGGGCAACCTCTTCGACGAGTCGGCCGGCACCGGGGACCGGACGCGCCCGGAGATCTACGCGATGGGCTTCCGCAACCCGTTCCGGATGACCGTCGACAAGCGGACCGGCTACGTCTACCTCGGCGAGTACGGCCCGGACGCCGGTGGCGCCAACCCCAACCGCGGCCCCGGCGGCATCGTGGAGTTCAACCAGGTCCGCGAGGCGGGCAACTTCGGCTGGCCCTACTGCACGGGCAGCAACACCCCGGCCGAGACCTACAACGACTGGGACTTCGCGACCAACACCACCGGCCCCAAGTTCGACTGCACGGCGCCGGTCAACAACAGCCCGCGCAACACCGGCCTGACCAACCTGCCGCCGGCCCAGCCCGCGTGGATCAAGTACGACGGCGGCAACGTCACCTACGGCGGCGTCACCACCAACGAGTTCGGCGGCGGCGGCGAGGGCCCGATGGCCGGCCCGGTCTACAACTACGACCCCGACCTCGAGTCCGACGTGAAGTTCCCCGTGTACTTCGACAACCACTTCTTCGCCGGTGAGTGGACGCGCGGCTGGATCCGCGACGTCGCGATGGACGCCGAGGGCGACGTGGTGGGCATCGACCCCTTCTTCGAGTCCTCGACGCTCTACGCCGCCATGGACATGGAGTTCGGCCCCGACGGCTCGCTCTACGTCCTCGACTACGGCAACGGCGGCTACTTCACCGGCAACGAGAACTCGGCCGTCTACAAGATCAACGCCATCAACGAGGGCGCCCGCTCGCCGTCGGCGTCCGCCACCGCCACGCCCAGCTCGGGAGTGGCCCCGCTGACGGTGCAGTTCTCGAGCGCCGGGTCGCGCGACCCCGACGAGGGCGACTCGATCGTCGGCTACGCCTGGGACTTCCAGAACGACGGCACGGTCGACTCCACGCAGCCCGACCCGACGTTCACCTACACCGCCAACGGCGTCTACGACGCCCGCCTCACGGTGACCGACGAGACCGGCCGGACCGGCGTGGCCACGGCGGTCGTCACCGTCGGCAACACGCGGCCGACGGTCGAGATCGACCTGCCGCCCGACGGCGGGTTCTTCGAGTTCGGCGACTCCGTGCGGGTCAAGGTCACGGTGACCGACCCCGAGGACGGGACCGTCGACTGCTCCAAGGTCGAGATCGACTACATCCTCGGCCACGACTCGCACGGGCACCCGCTCAGCTCGCGCACCGGGTGCGACGTCGTCCTGCCGACCGTGCAGGACCAGGGCCACGACGCCTCGGCCGACATCTTCGGGGTGATCAACGCCAGCTACACCGACGGCGGCGCCGGGAGCATCCCCGCGCTCATCGGTGAGGACGAGGTCGTCCTGCAGCCCAAGCGCAAGCAGGCCGAGCACTACGACTCGCAGCAGGGGGTCGCCACCGAGGCCACCACCGACCCGCTCGGGGGGTCCAGCAACCTGTCCAACATCGACGCCGGCGACCACGTGTCCTACCGGCCGATCAGCCTCTCGCAGGTGCCGAGGCTGCGGTTCCGGGTCGCGTCCGCCGGCGCCGGGGGCACCATCGAGGCCCGCCTCGACAGCCCGACAGGGCCGCTCGCCGGATCGGTCACCGTGCCGGTGACCGGCGGCTGGCAGCAGTGGCAGTTCGTCGACATGGACATCGCACCGTCGGCGCAGGAGGGCTCGCACGAGCTGTTCCTCGTCTTCACCAACCCCGACCCGACGGCCACCGGCCTGTTCAACCTCAACTTCTTCGACGCGGCCGGCAAGGGTGTCTCGGTCAACTCCAAGCCCCAGGTCGGCGCCCAGGGCACGCCCACGCAGGGCACCGCTCCGCTCACCGTCGACTTCACCGGCTCCGCGTCCGACTTCGACGGTGACCAGCTCACCTACCAGTGGGACTTCGGTGCCCCGGGCGCCGGCGACACGGCCACCACCCTCGACGCCGAGTACACCTACACGGAGCCCGGCACCTACACCGCCCGCCTGAGCGCGACCGACCCCTCTGGGGCCACCGGCTACGCGACGGTCCCCGTCCGGGTGCTGAGCTCGTGCGGTGTCCAGCAGTCCGACGAGTTCGACGGCACGACGCTCGACGGCAAGTGGGACGTCATCCGCGACAGCGGCGACTGGAGCGTCGCCGACGGCGGGCTCCGGGTGCCGATCAGCAGCGGCAGCCTCTACGGGCCCGGCGGCAACGCGGAGGACATCATCGTGCAGCGGGCGCCCGACGGTGCGTTCCAGGTGACCGCCAAGGTCACCGCCGACGTGAGCGAGAACTACCACCAGGCCGGTCTGCGCCTCTACTCCGACGACGAGAACTGGGCCTCGGTCCACCTCATCTCGGCCGGGGGCAACCGCGACGTCGAGTTCATCTACGAGGCGCAGGGCTCGCCCCGCAACAACGCGGAGGACAAGCTCGGTGGCGTCCCCGTCGGCTTCCCGACCACCTACTACGTGCGGCTGACGTCCGACGGGACCGACCTGCGGGCGTCGTACTCCGCGGACGGCCAGACGTTCTCGCCCGTCGGACGGCCGGCGCCGATGAGCACCCTGGCCGACCCGAAGATCGGTCCGGCCGCCGTCTCCGGTGGCGCGACGTCCAGCCCGACGGCGACGTTCGACTGGATCCGCTTCGACCCCGACGGCACGAGCGGCTCGACCGACCCGACCGACGAGTTCGACGGGGCCGAGCTCGACGGCTGCCGGTGGAACGCCTCCGTGCGCGAGGACCCCTCGCGCCACGAGGTGGCCGGCGGTGCGCTGACGATCACCACGACAGGAGGAGACCTCTACCAGACCTCGGACCCCTCCGGCACGACGAACCTGCTCCTGCAGTCGGACGCCGGCACGACCGAGGACTACACCCTCGAGACGCGGGTCTCCACGACCTTCACCGACGGCTACGCCCAGGCGGGCCTGCTCGTCTACGGCGACGACGACAACTACGTCAAGCTCGACCCCATCTCCGACACCAACGCCGGACGCATTAACCGGGTGGAGCTGCGCTCGGAGTCGAACGCCGCGATCCTCAACCCGCAGCCCGAGCTGGCCGCCCCGGCCAACGTGACGTCGTACCGGCTCCGGCTCACGAAGGTGGGCACCAGCTACACCGGTGAGGTCGCGTTCGACGGCGGTGACTGGCAGCCCATCGGCACCGTGACCAACCCGACGGCCGACATGGACTTCGGTCTCTTCGCCATCGGGGTGCAGCAGCCCGGCCGGACCGCGACGTTCGACTACTTCCGGGTCACCCCGGCGGCAGCCGCGAACCGCACGCCGGTCGCCGACGACGACGCGGCGATCACCACGGCGGGGAGCGCGGTGAGGATCTCGGTCCTGGCCGGCGACACCGACCCGGACGGCGACCCCCTCACCGTCGAGTCGGTCACCGATCCCGCCGGCGGCAGCGCCACGCTCGCCCCCGGAGGCACGGTCCGCTACGCACCCGACGATGGCTTCGCCGGCAGCGACACGTTCGACTACACCGTCGCCGACGGCCAGGGCGGCACCGACACGGGCACCGTCACCGTGACGGTGACCGAGGCCTGCGACCTGGAGACGCCGGACGACACCTTCGAGGGCGACGCCCTCGACACGTGCCGCTGGAACGCCGTGGTGGCGGGTGACCCGACCAAGCGCCGGGTCGCCGACGGCCGCCTGTTCGTGACCACGACGCCGGGCGAGATCTACCAGTCCGGGACCGGCAAGTCGAACCTCGTCATGCAGTCCGCCGACCACGCCGGCGAGGACTGGACGCTCGAGACCCACGCCGACGTCTCGTCCCTCGACGGCGGCTACAGCCAGGCGGGTCTGATGGCCTACGGCGACGACGCCAACTACGTCAAGGTCGTGGTCATCGCCGACGACGGCAGGACGGCCCCCAACCGGGTCGAGCTGCGGTCGGAGGTCGACAACGCCATCGTCGGGACGAACCCGCAGCCGGAGCTGGCGATCCCCGCCGGCACCGACCTGACCGACATGCGGCTCCGCCTGACCAAGGCCGGCACGGCCTACTCGGGTGCGGCGTCGTTCGACGGTGGTGCGACGTGGGTCGACCTGCCGCGGGCGGTCGACAACGCGATGGTCGACCCGCGCTTCGGCATCTTCGCCGCGGGAGTGGTGCAGGAGGGCGACGAGGTCTCCTTCGACGCCTTCCTCGTCGACGGCGTGGACCCGGTCGACCCGGTCAACACGGCGCCGGTCGCTGTCGACGACGCGGCGACCACGCCGCAGGGCACCGCCGTCGCCGTCCCGGTGCTGGCCAACGACACCGACGCCGACTCCGACGACGAGCTCTCCGTGACGTCGGTGACGTCGCCTGCACACGGCACCGCTGTCGTGGCCGCCGACGGGACGGTGACCTACACCCCGACCAGCGGCTACGCGGGCGGTGACTCGTTCGACTACGTCGTCAGCGACGGTGAGGACACCGACACCGGAACCGTCACCGTGACCGTCACCCGGGTCGCGCAGCCCACTCCGGACACCCGGATCACCTCGGCGCCGCGCGGCACCACCCGGGCCACCACGGCGGTCATCCGGTTCACGGCCACCGGCCCCGGTGCCGGGGCGGCGACCTTCGAGTGCTCACTCGATGGGTCCGCCTTCACAGCGTGCCCCTCGCCCCGGACCTACCGCGACCTGCGCGACGGTGAGCACGTGGTGCGGGTGCGCGCGGTCGGCCCCGACGGTGCCGACCCGACGCCGGCGACGGTGACCTGGACGGTCGACAACACCGGCCCGCGGGTGCGGGCACTCACCCCGACCGGCACGACCCGCGACCGTACGCCCGAGGTCGGTGCGACCGTCACGGACGCGCGGTCGTCGGTGCGCGGCCGGTCGCTGGCGCTGTCGATCGACGGCAAGCGGGTCGACGGCGTGCGCTTCGACGCGCGCCGGGACCGGATGACGTGGCTGCCCGAGCGCGCCCTGGCTCGCGGCCGGCACACTGTGCGCCTCGTCGTCGAGGACGCGCTCGGCAACCGGACCGTCACCACCTGGAGGTTCACCGTCCGGCGCTGA
- a CDS encoding ABC-F family ATP-binding cassette domain-containing protein — MTATLVAKDLSGGHGHRVLFEGLDLTVAPGDVIGVVGANGAGKSTLLSLLAGAASPLAGSVACSPRDAFVGLVPQEHERVPGETVAQYVARRTGASEATAAMEATAAALGSGDPGADDAYAVAFDRWMASGAADLDERLAPALADLGLDVGPDSLMTGLSGGQAARVALAALLLSRFDVVLLDEPTNDLDLDGLERLERFVQGLRGGVVLVSHDREFLARCVTRIVELDLAQGQVTVYDGGYDAFLEERAIARRHAREAYEQYAGTRADLVQRARTQREWSSQGVRNAMRKNPDNDKIRRKAATESSEKQAQKVRQMESRIARLEEVEEPRKEWVLQFDIAAAPRSSGVVATLNQATCRLGSFLLGPVSVQVDAGDRIGITGPNGAGKTTLLRLLLGQAAPDTGSASLGASVAVGVIDQARAVLDEELPLGDAVEAAVPQMTQAEVRTLLAKFGLKADQVTSRVSRLSPGERTRAAMALLQARGVNLLVLDEPTNHLDLPAIQQLEQALASYDGALLLVSHDRRLLENVRLDQRWEVDGGSVVVRHV; from the coding sequence GTGACCGCCACGCTCGTCGCGAAGGACCTGTCCGGTGGGCACGGTCACCGCGTCCTGTTCGAGGGACTCGACCTCACCGTCGCGCCGGGCGACGTGATCGGCGTCGTCGGAGCCAACGGTGCGGGGAAGTCGACGCTGCTCTCGTTGCTCGCCGGAGCGGCATCACCCCTGGCCGGCTCCGTGGCGTGCTCGCCGAGGGACGCGTTCGTCGGGCTGGTCCCCCAGGAGCACGAGCGGGTGCCCGGCGAGACCGTCGCGCAGTACGTCGCCCGCCGCACCGGCGCGAGCGAGGCGACCGCGGCGATGGAGGCGACGGCGGCGGCCCTGGGGTCGGGTGACCCCGGCGCCGACGACGCCTACGCCGTCGCGTTCGACCGCTGGATGGCCAGTGGCGCGGCGGACCTCGACGAGCGCCTGGCACCGGCGCTCGCGGACCTCGGTCTCGACGTCGGCCCCGACAGCCTGATGACCGGCCTGTCGGGTGGCCAGGCGGCACGGGTGGCACTGGCCGCGCTGCTGCTGAGCCGGTTCGACGTGGTCCTGCTCGACGAGCCCACCAACGACCTCGACCTCGACGGCCTCGAGCGGCTCGAGCGGTTCGTGCAGGGGCTGCGCGGCGGCGTGGTGCTCGTGTCGCACGACCGGGAGTTCCTCGCGCGGTGCGTCACGAGGATCGTCGAGCTCGACCTGGCCCAGGGGCAGGTCACCGTCTACGACGGCGGCTACGACGCCTTCCTCGAGGAGCGCGCCATCGCCCGACGGCACGCGCGGGAGGCGTACGAGCAGTACGCCGGGACGCGTGCCGACCTGGTGCAGCGGGCCCGCACCCAGCGCGAGTGGAGCTCCCAGGGCGTGCGCAACGCGATGCGCAAGAACCCCGACAACGACAAGATCCGGCGCAAGGCGGCCACCGAGTCGTCGGAGAAGCAGGCGCAGAAGGTCCGCCAGATGGAGTCGCGCATCGCCCGGTTGGAGGAGGTCGAGGAGCCGCGCAAGGAGTGGGTGCTCCAGTTCGACATCGCCGCCGCACCGCGATCGAGCGGCGTGGTGGCCACTCTCAACCAGGCGACGTGCCGGCTGGGCAGCTTCCTCCTCGGCCCGGTCTCGGTGCAGGTCGACGCGGGCGACCGCATCGGCATCACCGGGCCCAACGGCGCCGGCAAGACCACGCTGCTGCGGCTCCTCCTCGGCCAGGCCGCGCCCGACACCGGGTCGGCGTCGCTGGGTGCCAGCGTCGCGGTCGGGGTCATCGACCAGGCGCGCGCCGTCCTCGACGAGGAGCTCCCGCTCGGGGACGCCGTCGAGGCCGCGGTCCCGCAGATGACGCAGGCCGAGGTGCGCACGCTGCTCGCGAAGTTCGGGCTCAAGGCCGACCAGGTGACCAGCCGGGTCTCCCGCCTCTCCCCCGGCGAGCGCACCCGCGCGGCGATGGCGCTGCTGCAGGCGCGCGGGGTCAACCTGCTCGTCCTCGACGAGCCCACCAACCACCTCGACCTGCCGGCGATCCAGCAGCTCGAGCAGGCGCTGGCGTCGTACGACGGAGCGCTGCTGCTCGTCTCGCACGACCGCCGGCTGCTGGAGAACGTCCGCCTCGACCAGCGGTGGGAGGTCGACGGCGGGAGCGTCGTGGTGCGGCACGTGTGA